A region of Mycteria americana isolate JAX WOST 10 ecotype Jacksonville Zoo and Gardens chromosome 11, USCA_MyAme_1.0, whole genome shotgun sequence DNA encodes the following proteins:
- the RFT1 gene encoding man(5)GlcNAc(2)-PP-dolichol translocation protein RFT1 isoform X6 — translation MASQDVLSQTTRLASSSALLQVLFRLVTFGLNAFTLRYLSRELIGVVNVRLTLLYSTVVFLAREAFRRACLSGSTKRNWTKTINLLWLTVPLGVFWSIFLGLVWLHLLEVPDPSVVPHYQAGVVAFGLSAIIELLGEPFWVLAQAHLFVRLKVIAESLSVVSKCILTVILVVLYPQWGLYIFSLAQLLYVSVLVMCYVIYFVMFLGSPEATKKSFPVARMTALLPNLVEDETFVNWKEARLTWSFFKQSFLKQILTEGERYVMTFLNVLNFGDQGVYDIVNNLGSLVARFIFLPIEESFYVFFAKVLERGKNVKDQKQDDVAMAANVLELLLKLVLLIGLTITVFGYAYSQLALDIYGGSMLSTGTGPDLLRCYSLYVLFLAINGVTECFTFALMCKEEVDRYNFVMLALSFTFLCISYFLTHWHGSIGFILANCFNMGIRIAHSIHYIYDYFKESSCRPLTGLLPSPFLVLIYVISGVITGFSEVFFCCDKGWMARLIHISVGTLCFAATIITMFCTETKLIHFVRSQFISRYMKKGT, via the exons ATGGCCTCGCAGGACGTGCTCAGCCAGACCACCCGGCTGGCCTCCTCCAGCGCTTTGCTACAg GTGCTGTTCCGGCTGGTCACCTTCGGGCTGAACGCCTTCACTCTGCGCTACCTCTCCAGGGAGCTGATCGGCGTGGTCAACGTGAG GCTAACTCTACTGTATTCAACAGTTGTCTTCCTAGCCAGGGAGGCGTTTCGCAGAGCTTGTTTGAGTGGAAGTACAAAGCGAAACTGGACCAAAACAATTAATCTACTGTGGCTGAC GGTCCCTCTTGGTGTTTTTTGGTCTATTTTCTTGGGCTTAGTCTGGCTACACTTGCTTGAAGTACCTGATCCTTCTGTGGTTCCTCATTATCAGGCTGGTGTAGTGGCATTTGGTCTTTCCGCCATTATTGAACTTCTGGGAGAACCGTTCTGGGTTTTAGCACAAGCTCATTTGTTTGTGAGACTTAAG gtaaTTGCTGAAAGCCTTTCAGTAGTGTCAAAATGCATTTTGACAGTTATTTTAGTAGTCCTTTATCCTCAGTGGGGCCTCTACATTTTTTCCTTGGCTCAG CTTTTATATGTCAGCGTTCTGGTAATGTgttatgtaatttattttgtgatgtttttgGGGTCTCCTGAAGCAACAAAGAAGTCATTTCCAGTTGCTAGAATGACAGCTCTATTACCTAACTTGGTGGAAGATGAG accTTTGTTAACTGGAAGGAAGCACGGTTGACTTGGAGTTTCTTCAAACAATCCTTCTTGAAACAGATTTTGACAGAAG GTGAACGATATGTGATGACTTTTTTGAACGTGTTAAATTTTGGAGATCAGG gtgtATATGATATCGTGAATAATCTTGGTTCCCTGGTGGCCAGGTTTATCTTTTTGCCTATTGAGGAGAGTTTTTATGTCTTTTTTGCTAAAGTGTTGGAAAGAGGGAAGAATGTAAAGGATCAGAAGCAG GATGATGTTGCTATGGCTGCAAATGTATTAGAATTGCTGTTGAAACTTGTGCTTCTGATTGGCCTTACCATCACGGTTTTTGGTTATGCCTATTCTCAGCTGGCTCTGGATATTTATGGAGGCTCAATGCTCAGTACTGGAACAG GTCCCGATCTCCTCCGATGTTACTCATTATATGTCCTATTTCTTGCTATCAATGGAGTAACAGAATGTTTTACGTTTGCTTTGATGTGCAAAGAAGAGGTGGACAG gtacAATTTTGTTATGCTGGCCTTGTCCTTCACATTTCTGTGCATCTCTTATTTCTTGACCCACTGGCATGGCAGTATAGGCTTTATCCTTGCCAACTGCTTTAACATGGGTATTCGAATAGCTCACAGCATCCACTATATCTATGATTACTTCAAAGAAAGCTCTTGCAGACCTTTGACAGGCTTGCTTCCCTCACCATTTTTGGTACTCATTTATGTCATAAGTGGAGTAATCACTGGCTTCTCAGAG GTATTCTTCTGCTGCGATAAGGGTTGGATGGCAAGGCTGATTCACATCAGCGTGGGCACTCTGTGCTTTGCAGCAACCATCATTACTATGTTCTGCACAGAGACCAAGCTGATCCACTTTGTCAGGAGCCAGTTCATCTCCCGGTATATGAAGAAAGGAACATGA
- the RFT1 gene encoding man(5)GlcNAc(2)-PP-dolichol translocation protein RFT1 isoform X3 — MASQDVLSQTTRLASSSALLQVLFRLVTFGLNAFTLRYLSRELIGVVNVRLTLLYSTVVFLAREAFRRACLSGSTKRNWTKTINLLWLTSCSCAATIRVPLGVFWSIFLGLVWLHLLEVPDPSVVPHYQAGVVAFGLSAIIELLGEPFWVLAQAHLFVRLKVIAESLSVVSKCILTVILVVLYPQWGLYIFSLAQLLYVSVLVMCYVIYFVMFLGSPEATKKSFPVARMTALLPNLVEDETFVNWKEARLTWSFFKQSFLKQILTEGERYVMTFLNVLNFGDQGVYDIVNNLGSLVARFIFLPIEESFYVFFAKVLERGKNVKDQKQDDVAMAANVLELLLKLVLLIGLTITVFGYAYSQLALDIYGGSMLSTGTGPDLLRCYSLYVLFLAINGVTECFTFALMCKEEVDRYNFVMLALSFTFLCISYFLTHWHGSIGFILANCFNMGIRIAHSIHYIYDYFKESSCRPLTGLLPSPFLVLIYVISGVITGFSEVFFCCDKGWMARLIHISVGTLCFAATIITMFCTETKLIHFVRSQFISRYMKKGT; from the exons ATGGCCTCGCAGGACGTGCTCAGCCAGACCACCCGGCTGGCCTCCTCCAGCGCTTTGCTACAg GTGCTGTTCCGGCTGGTCACCTTCGGGCTGAACGCCTTCACTCTGCGCTACCTCTCCAGGGAGCTGATCGGCGTGGTCAACGTGAG GCTAACTCTACTGTATTCAACAGTTGTCTTCCTAGCCAGGGAGGCGTTTCGCAGAGCTTGTTTGAGTGGAAGTACAAAGCGAAACTGGACCAAAACAATTAATCTACTGTGGCTGAC ATCTTGCAGCTGTGCAGCCACAATTAG GGTCCCTCTTGGTGTTTTTTGGTCTATTTTCTTGGGCTTAGTCTGGCTACACTTGCTTGAAGTACCTGATCCTTCTGTGGTTCCTCATTATCAGGCTGGTGTAGTGGCATTTGGTCTTTCCGCCATTATTGAACTTCTGGGAGAACCGTTCTGGGTTTTAGCACAAGCTCATTTGTTTGTGAGACTTAAG gtaaTTGCTGAAAGCCTTTCAGTAGTGTCAAAATGCATTTTGACAGTTATTTTAGTAGTCCTTTATCCTCAGTGGGGCCTCTACATTTTTTCCTTGGCTCAG CTTTTATATGTCAGCGTTCTGGTAATGTgttatgtaatttattttgtgatgtttttgGGGTCTCCTGAAGCAACAAAGAAGTCATTTCCAGTTGCTAGAATGACAGCTCTATTACCTAACTTGGTGGAAGATGAG accTTTGTTAACTGGAAGGAAGCACGGTTGACTTGGAGTTTCTTCAAACAATCCTTCTTGAAACAGATTTTGACAGAAG GTGAACGATATGTGATGACTTTTTTGAACGTGTTAAATTTTGGAGATCAGG gtgtATATGATATCGTGAATAATCTTGGTTCCCTGGTGGCCAGGTTTATCTTTTTGCCTATTGAGGAGAGTTTTTATGTCTTTTTTGCTAAAGTGTTGGAAAGAGGGAAGAATGTAAAGGATCAGAAGCAG GATGATGTTGCTATGGCTGCAAATGTATTAGAATTGCTGTTGAAACTTGTGCTTCTGATTGGCCTTACCATCACGGTTTTTGGTTATGCCTATTCTCAGCTGGCTCTGGATATTTATGGAGGCTCAATGCTCAGTACTGGAACAG GTCCCGATCTCCTCCGATGTTACTCATTATATGTCCTATTTCTTGCTATCAATGGAGTAACAGAATGTTTTACGTTTGCTTTGATGTGCAAAGAAGAGGTGGACAG gtacAATTTTGTTATGCTGGCCTTGTCCTTCACATTTCTGTGCATCTCTTATTTCTTGACCCACTGGCATGGCAGTATAGGCTTTATCCTTGCCAACTGCTTTAACATGGGTATTCGAATAGCTCACAGCATCCACTATATCTATGATTACTTCAAAGAAAGCTCTTGCAGACCTTTGACAGGCTTGCTTCCCTCACCATTTTTGGTACTCATTTATGTCATAAGTGGAGTAATCACTGGCTTCTCAGAG GTATTCTTCTGCTGCGATAAGGGTTGGATGGCAAGGCTGATTCACATCAGCGTGGGCACTCTGTGCTTTGCAGCAACCATCATTACTATGTTCTGCACAGAGACCAAGCTGATCCACTTTGTCAGGAGCCAGTTCATCTCCCGGTATATGAAGAAAGGAACATGA
- the RFT1 gene encoding man(5)GlcNAc(2)-PP-dolichol translocation protein RFT1 isoform X1: MASQDVLSQTTRLASSSALLQVFPVRLPSQVLFRLVTFGLNAFTLRYLSRELIGVVNVRLTLLYSTVVFLAREAFRRACLSGSTKRNWTKTINLLWLTSCSCAATIRVPLGVFWSIFLGLVWLHLLEVPDPSVVPHYQAGVVAFGLSAIIELLGEPFWVLAQAHLFVRLKVIAESLSVVSKCILTVILVVLYPQWGLYIFSLAQLLYVSVLVMCYVIYFVMFLGSPEATKKSFPVARMTALLPNLVEDETFVNWKEARLTWSFFKQSFLKQILTEGERYVMTFLNVLNFGDQGVYDIVNNLGSLVARFIFLPIEESFYVFFAKVLERGKNVKDQKQDDVAMAANVLELLLKLVLLIGLTITVFGYAYSQLALDIYGGSMLSTGTGPDLLRCYSLYVLFLAINGVTECFTFALMCKEEVDRYNFVMLALSFTFLCISYFLTHWHGSIGFILANCFNMGIRIAHSIHYIYDYFKESSCRPLTGLLPSPFLVLIYVISGVITGFSEVFFCCDKGWMARLIHISVGTLCFAATIITMFCTETKLIHFVRSQFISRYMKKGT, encoded by the exons ATGGCCTCGCAGGACGTGCTCAGCCAGACCACCCGGCTGGCCTCCTCCAGCGCTTTGCTACAg GTGTTTCCCGTGCGGCTTCCTTCACAGGTGCTGTTCCGGCTGGTCACCTTCGGGCTGAACGCCTTCACTCTGCGCTACCTCTCCAGGGAGCTGATCGGCGTGGTCAACGTGAG GCTAACTCTACTGTATTCAACAGTTGTCTTCCTAGCCAGGGAGGCGTTTCGCAGAGCTTGTTTGAGTGGAAGTACAAAGCGAAACTGGACCAAAACAATTAATCTACTGTGGCTGAC ATCTTGCAGCTGTGCAGCCACAATTAG GGTCCCTCTTGGTGTTTTTTGGTCTATTTTCTTGGGCTTAGTCTGGCTACACTTGCTTGAAGTACCTGATCCTTCTGTGGTTCCTCATTATCAGGCTGGTGTAGTGGCATTTGGTCTTTCCGCCATTATTGAACTTCTGGGAGAACCGTTCTGGGTTTTAGCACAAGCTCATTTGTTTGTGAGACTTAAG gtaaTTGCTGAAAGCCTTTCAGTAGTGTCAAAATGCATTTTGACAGTTATTTTAGTAGTCCTTTATCCTCAGTGGGGCCTCTACATTTTTTCCTTGGCTCAG CTTTTATATGTCAGCGTTCTGGTAATGTgttatgtaatttattttgtgatgtttttgGGGTCTCCTGAAGCAACAAAGAAGTCATTTCCAGTTGCTAGAATGACAGCTCTATTACCTAACTTGGTGGAAGATGAG accTTTGTTAACTGGAAGGAAGCACGGTTGACTTGGAGTTTCTTCAAACAATCCTTCTTGAAACAGATTTTGACAGAAG GTGAACGATATGTGATGACTTTTTTGAACGTGTTAAATTTTGGAGATCAGG gtgtATATGATATCGTGAATAATCTTGGTTCCCTGGTGGCCAGGTTTATCTTTTTGCCTATTGAGGAGAGTTTTTATGTCTTTTTTGCTAAAGTGTTGGAAAGAGGGAAGAATGTAAAGGATCAGAAGCAG GATGATGTTGCTATGGCTGCAAATGTATTAGAATTGCTGTTGAAACTTGTGCTTCTGATTGGCCTTACCATCACGGTTTTTGGTTATGCCTATTCTCAGCTGGCTCTGGATATTTATGGAGGCTCAATGCTCAGTACTGGAACAG GTCCCGATCTCCTCCGATGTTACTCATTATATGTCCTATTTCTTGCTATCAATGGAGTAACAGAATGTTTTACGTTTGCTTTGATGTGCAAAGAAGAGGTGGACAG gtacAATTTTGTTATGCTGGCCTTGTCCTTCACATTTCTGTGCATCTCTTATTTCTTGACCCACTGGCATGGCAGTATAGGCTTTATCCTTGCCAACTGCTTTAACATGGGTATTCGAATAGCTCACAGCATCCACTATATCTATGATTACTTCAAAGAAAGCTCTTGCAGACCTTTGACAGGCTTGCTTCCCTCACCATTTTTGGTACTCATTTATGTCATAAGTGGAGTAATCACTGGCTTCTCAGAG GTATTCTTCTGCTGCGATAAGGGTTGGATGGCAAGGCTGATTCACATCAGCGTGGGCACTCTGTGCTTTGCAGCAACCATCATTACTATGTTCTGCACAGAGACCAAGCTGATCCACTTTGTCAGGAGCCAGTTCATCTCCCGGTATATGAAGAAAGGAACATGA
- the RFT1 gene encoding man(5)GlcNAc(2)-PP-dolichol translocation protein RFT1 isoform X5, whose amino-acid sequence MASQDVLSQTTRLASSSALLQVFPVRLPSQVLFRLVTFGLNAFTLRYLSRELIGVVNVRLTLLYSTVVFLAREAFRRACLSGSTKRNWTKTINLLWLTSCSCAATIRVPLGVFWSIFLGLVWLHLLEVPDPSVVPHYQAGVVAFGLSAIIELLGEPFWVLAQAHLFVRLKVIAESLSVVSKCILTVILVVLYPQWGLYIFSLAQLLYVSVLVMCYVIYFVMFLGSPEATKKSFPVARMTALLPNLVEDETFVNWKEARLTWSFFKQSFLKQILTEGERYVMTFLNVLNFGDQVLERGKNVKDQKQDDVAMAANVLELLLKLVLLIGLTITVFGYAYSQLALDIYGGSMLSTGTGPDLLRCYSLYVLFLAINGVTECFTFALMCKEEVDRYNFVMLALSFTFLCISYFLTHWHGSIGFILANCFNMGIRIAHSIHYIYDYFKESSCRPLTGLLPSPFLVLIYVISGVITGFSEVFFCCDKGWMARLIHISVGTLCFAATIITMFCTETKLIHFVRSQFISRYMKKGT is encoded by the exons ATGGCCTCGCAGGACGTGCTCAGCCAGACCACCCGGCTGGCCTCCTCCAGCGCTTTGCTACAg GTGTTTCCCGTGCGGCTTCCTTCACAGGTGCTGTTCCGGCTGGTCACCTTCGGGCTGAACGCCTTCACTCTGCGCTACCTCTCCAGGGAGCTGATCGGCGTGGTCAACGTGAG GCTAACTCTACTGTATTCAACAGTTGTCTTCCTAGCCAGGGAGGCGTTTCGCAGAGCTTGTTTGAGTGGAAGTACAAAGCGAAACTGGACCAAAACAATTAATCTACTGTGGCTGAC ATCTTGCAGCTGTGCAGCCACAATTAG GGTCCCTCTTGGTGTTTTTTGGTCTATTTTCTTGGGCTTAGTCTGGCTACACTTGCTTGAAGTACCTGATCCTTCTGTGGTTCCTCATTATCAGGCTGGTGTAGTGGCATTTGGTCTTTCCGCCATTATTGAACTTCTGGGAGAACCGTTCTGGGTTTTAGCACAAGCTCATTTGTTTGTGAGACTTAAG gtaaTTGCTGAAAGCCTTTCAGTAGTGTCAAAATGCATTTTGACAGTTATTTTAGTAGTCCTTTATCCTCAGTGGGGCCTCTACATTTTTTCCTTGGCTCAG CTTTTATATGTCAGCGTTCTGGTAATGTgttatgtaatttattttgtgatgtttttgGGGTCTCCTGAAGCAACAAAGAAGTCATTTCCAGTTGCTAGAATGACAGCTCTATTACCTAACTTGGTGGAAGATGAG accTTTGTTAACTGGAAGGAAGCACGGTTGACTTGGAGTTTCTTCAAACAATCCTTCTTGAAACAGATTTTGACAGAAG GTGAACGATATGTGATGACTTTTTTGAACGTGTTAAATTTTGGAGATCAGG TGTTGGAAAGAGGGAAGAATGTAAAGGATCAGAAGCAG GATGATGTTGCTATGGCTGCAAATGTATTAGAATTGCTGTTGAAACTTGTGCTTCTGATTGGCCTTACCATCACGGTTTTTGGTTATGCCTATTCTCAGCTGGCTCTGGATATTTATGGAGGCTCAATGCTCAGTACTGGAACAG GTCCCGATCTCCTCCGATGTTACTCATTATATGTCCTATTTCTTGCTATCAATGGAGTAACAGAATGTTTTACGTTTGCTTTGATGTGCAAAGAAGAGGTGGACAG gtacAATTTTGTTATGCTGGCCTTGTCCTTCACATTTCTGTGCATCTCTTATTTCTTGACCCACTGGCATGGCAGTATAGGCTTTATCCTTGCCAACTGCTTTAACATGGGTATTCGAATAGCTCACAGCATCCACTATATCTATGATTACTTCAAAGAAAGCTCTTGCAGACCTTTGACAGGCTTGCTTCCCTCACCATTTTTGGTACTCATTTATGTCATAAGTGGAGTAATCACTGGCTTCTCAGAG GTATTCTTCTGCTGCGATAAGGGTTGGATGGCAAGGCTGATTCACATCAGCGTGGGCACTCTGTGCTTTGCAGCAACCATCATTACTATGTTCTGCACAGAGACCAAGCTGATCCACTTTGTCAGGAGCCAGTTCATCTCCCGGTATATGAAGAAAGGAACATGA
- the RFT1 gene encoding man(5)GlcNAc(2)-PP-dolichol translocation protein RFT1 isoform X2 encodes MASQDVLSQTTRLASSSALLQVFPVRLPSQVLFRLVTFGLNAFTLRYLSRELIGVVNVRLTLLYSTVVFLAREAFRRACLSGSTKRNWTKTINLLWLTVPLGVFWSIFLGLVWLHLLEVPDPSVVPHYQAGVVAFGLSAIIELLGEPFWVLAQAHLFVRLKVIAESLSVVSKCILTVILVVLYPQWGLYIFSLAQLLYVSVLVMCYVIYFVMFLGSPEATKKSFPVARMTALLPNLVEDETFVNWKEARLTWSFFKQSFLKQILTEGERYVMTFLNVLNFGDQGVYDIVNNLGSLVARFIFLPIEESFYVFFAKVLERGKNVKDQKQDDVAMAANVLELLLKLVLLIGLTITVFGYAYSQLALDIYGGSMLSTGTGPDLLRCYSLYVLFLAINGVTECFTFALMCKEEVDRYNFVMLALSFTFLCISYFLTHWHGSIGFILANCFNMGIRIAHSIHYIYDYFKESSCRPLTGLLPSPFLVLIYVISGVITGFSEVFFCCDKGWMARLIHISVGTLCFAATIITMFCTETKLIHFVRSQFISRYMKKGT; translated from the exons ATGGCCTCGCAGGACGTGCTCAGCCAGACCACCCGGCTGGCCTCCTCCAGCGCTTTGCTACAg GTGTTTCCCGTGCGGCTTCCTTCACAGGTGCTGTTCCGGCTGGTCACCTTCGGGCTGAACGCCTTCACTCTGCGCTACCTCTCCAGGGAGCTGATCGGCGTGGTCAACGTGAG GCTAACTCTACTGTATTCAACAGTTGTCTTCCTAGCCAGGGAGGCGTTTCGCAGAGCTTGTTTGAGTGGAAGTACAAAGCGAAACTGGACCAAAACAATTAATCTACTGTGGCTGAC GGTCCCTCTTGGTGTTTTTTGGTCTATTTTCTTGGGCTTAGTCTGGCTACACTTGCTTGAAGTACCTGATCCTTCTGTGGTTCCTCATTATCAGGCTGGTGTAGTGGCATTTGGTCTTTCCGCCATTATTGAACTTCTGGGAGAACCGTTCTGGGTTTTAGCACAAGCTCATTTGTTTGTGAGACTTAAG gtaaTTGCTGAAAGCCTTTCAGTAGTGTCAAAATGCATTTTGACAGTTATTTTAGTAGTCCTTTATCCTCAGTGGGGCCTCTACATTTTTTCCTTGGCTCAG CTTTTATATGTCAGCGTTCTGGTAATGTgttatgtaatttattttgtgatgtttttgGGGTCTCCTGAAGCAACAAAGAAGTCATTTCCAGTTGCTAGAATGACAGCTCTATTACCTAACTTGGTGGAAGATGAG accTTTGTTAACTGGAAGGAAGCACGGTTGACTTGGAGTTTCTTCAAACAATCCTTCTTGAAACAGATTTTGACAGAAG GTGAACGATATGTGATGACTTTTTTGAACGTGTTAAATTTTGGAGATCAGG gtgtATATGATATCGTGAATAATCTTGGTTCCCTGGTGGCCAGGTTTATCTTTTTGCCTATTGAGGAGAGTTTTTATGTCTTTTTTGCTAAAGTGTTGGAAAGAGGGAAGAATGTAAAGGATCAGAAGCAG GATGATGTTGCTATGGCTGCAAATGTATTAGAATTGCTGTTGAAACTTGTGCTTCTGATTGGCCTTACCATCACGGTTTTTGGTTATGCCTATTCTCAGCTGGCTCTGGATATTTATGGAGGCTCAATGCTCAGTACTGGAACAG GTCCCGATCTCCTCCGATGTTACTCATTATATGTCCTATTTCTTGCTATCAATGGAGTAACAGAATGTTTTACGTTTGCTTTGATGTGCAAAGAAGAGGTGGACAG gtacAATTTTGTTATGCTGGCCTTGTCCTTCACATTTCTGTGCATCTCTTATTTCTTGACCCACTGGCATGGCAGTATAGGCTTTATCCTTGCCAACTGCTTTAACATGGGTATTCGAATAGCTCACAGCATCCACTATATCTATGATTACTTCAAAGAAAGCTCTTGCAGACCTTTGACAGGCTTGCTTCCCTCACCATTTTTGGTACTCATTTATGTCATAAGTGGAGTAATCACTGGCTTCTCAGAG GTATTCTTCTGCTGCGATAAGGGTTGGATGGCAAGGCTGATTCACATCAGCGTGGGCACTCTGTGCTTTGCAGCAACCATCATTACTATGTTCTGCACAGAGACCAAGCTGATCCACTTTGTCAGGAGCCAGTTCATCTCCCGGTATATGAAGAAAGGAACATGA
- the RFT1 gene encoding man(5)GlcNAc(2)-PP-dolichol translocation protein RFT1 isoform X4 has translation MAFALKVLFRLVTFGLNAFTLRYLSRELIGVVNVRLTLLYSTVVFLAREAFRRACLSGSTKRNWTKTINLLWLTSCSCAATIRVPLGVFWSIFLGLVWLHLLEVPDPSVVPHYQAGVVAFGLSAIIELLGEPFWVLAQAHLFVRLKVIAESLSVVSKCILTVILVVLYPQWGLYIFSLAQLLYVSVLVMCYVIYFVMFLGSPEATKKSFPVARMTALLPNLVEDETFVNWKEARLTWSFFKQSFLKQILTEGERYVMTFLNVLNFGDQGVYDIVNNLGSLVARFIFLPIEESFYVFFAKVLERGKNVKDQKQDDVAMAANVLELLLKLVLLIGLTITVFGYAYSQLALDIYGGSMLSTGTGPDLLRCYSLYVLFLAINGVTECFTFALMCKEEVDRYNFVMLALSFTFLCISYFLTHWHGSIGFILANCFNMGIRIAHSIHYIYDYFKESSCRPLTGLLPSPFLVLIYVISGVITGFSEVFFCCDKGWMARLIHISVGTLCFAATIITMFCTETKLIHFVRSQFISRYMKKGT, from the exons GTGCTGTTCCGGCTGGTCACCTTCGGGCTGAACGCCTTCACTCTGCGCTACCTCTCCAGGGAGCTGATCGGCGTGGTCAACGTGAG GCTAACTCTACTGTATTCAACAGTTGTCTTCCTAGCCAGGGAGGCGTTTCGCAGAGCTTGTTTGAGTGGAAGTACAAAGCGAAACTGGACCAAAACAATTAATCTACTGTGGCTGAC ATCTTGCAGCTGTGCAGCCACAATTAG GGTCCCTCTTGGTGTTTTTTGGTCTATTTTCTTGGGCTTAGTCTGGCTACACTTGCTTGAAGTACCTGATCCTTCTGTGGTTCCTCATTATCAGGCTGGTGTAGTGGCATTTGGTCTTTCCGCCATTATTGAACTTCTGGGAGAACCGTTCTGGGTTTTAGCACAAGCTCATTTGTTTGTGAGACTTAAG gtaaTTGCTGAAAGCCTTTCAGTAGTGTCAAAATGCATTTTGACAGTTATTTTAGTAGTCCTTTATCCTCAGTGGGGCCTCTACATTTTTTCCTTGGCTCAG CTTTTATATGTCAGCGTTCTGGTAATGTgttatgtaatttattttgtgatgtttttgGGGTCTCCTGAAGCAACAAAGAAGTCATTTCCAGTTGCTAGAATGACAGCTCTATTACCTAACTTGGTGGAAGATGAG accTTTGTTAACTGGAAGGAAGCACGGTTGACTTGGAGTTTCTTCAAACAATCCTTCTTGAAACAGATTTTGACAGAAG GTGAACGATATGTGATGACTTTTTTGAACGTGTTAAATTTTGGAGATCAGG gtgtATATGATATCGTGAATAATCTTGGTTCCCTGGTGGCCAGGTTTATCTTTTTGCCTATTGAGGAGAGTTTTTATGTCTTTTTTGCTAAAGTGTTGGAAAGAGGGAAGAATGTAAAGGATCAGAAGCAG GATGATGTTGCTATGGCTGCAAATGTATTAGAATTGCTGTTGAAACTTGTGCTTCTGATTGGCCTTACCATCACGGTTTTTGGTTATGCCTATTCTCAGCTGGCTCTGGATATTTATGGAGGCTCAATGCTCAGTACTGGAACAG GTCCCGATCTCCTCCGATGTTACTCATTATATGTCCTATTTCTTGCTATCAATGGAGTAACAGAATGTTTTACGTTTGCTTTGATGTGCAAAGAAGAGGTGGACAG gtacAATTTTGTTATGCTGGCCTTGTCCTTCACATTTCTGTGCATCTCTTATTTCTTGACCCACTGGCATGGCAGTATAGGCTTTATCCTTGCCAACTGCTTTAACATGGGTATTCGAATAGCTCACAGCATCCACTATATCTATGATTACTTCAAAGAAAGCTCTTGCAGACCTTTGACAGGCTTGCTTCCCTCACCATTTTTGGTACTCATTTATGTCATAAGTGGAGTAATCACTGGCTTCTCAGAG GTATTCTTCTGCTGCGATAAGGGTTGGATGGCAAGGCTGATTCACATCAGCGTGGGCACTCTGTGCTTTGCAGCAACCATCATTACTATGTTCTGCACAGAGACCAAGCTGATCCACTTTGTCAGGAGCCAGTTCATCTCCCGGTATATGAAGAAAGGAACATGA